A genomic region of bacterium contains the following coding sequences:
- a CDS encoding aminodeoxychorismate/anthranilate synthase component II, protein MSSRILVIDNYDSFVYNLVQYLGELGAEPIVFRHDALSLEQALDLDPDGVLISPGPGRPSDAGLSNALIKEFCGVRPVLGVCLGLQCLGEVFGGQVIRAPQVMHGKTSIINHTGEGIFAGLPDPLEATRYHSLIVERSSVPEVLTITAETDDGLVMGLRHRDHPVEGVQFHPESILTASGHDMLSNFLAQTSASP, encoded by the coding sequence GTGAGTTCCAGAATTCTGGTGATCGACAATTACGACTCTTTCGTCTACAACCTGGTTCAGTATCTGGGTGAACTGGGGGCTGAACCAATCGTCTTTCGCCACGATGCCCTCTCCCTGGAGCAAGCCCTCGACTTGGACCCCGACGGCGTCCTCATCAGCCCCGGGCCAGGACGCCCTTCCGACGCTGGTTTGAGCAATGCCCTCATCAAAGAGTTCTGCGGCGTCCGACCAGTGCTCGGCGTATGCCTTGGATTGCAGTGCCTTGGCGAGGTCTTTGGCGGGCAGGTAATCCGAGCCCCCCAAGTCATGCACGGCAAGACGTCGATCATCAACCATACCGGGGAGGGAATTTTTGCCGGACTCCCCGATCCCCTAGAGGCCACCCGCTACCACTCGCTCATTGTGGAGCGGTCTTCGGTACCCGAAGTCTTGACCATTACTGCGGAGACCGACGACGGGCTGGTGATGGGGCTACGCCACCGCGATCACCCGGTGGAAGGGGTGCAATTCCATCCTGAGTCGATCCTTACCGCTTCTGGCCACGACATGTTGTCCAATTTCCTGGCCCAGACCTCAGCGAGCCCCTGA
- the pknB gene encoding Stk1 family PASTA domain-containing Ser/Thr kinase, which translates to MPDNGQELLGGRYQLRSQIARGGMTDVFLGHDTLLSRPVAIKRLFPEFAADPSFVERFRREATAAANLSHPNIVAVYDWGSAEGTYYIVMEYIEGQSLAELLRSDGPLPPEHAAEIALSVAAALGFAHNNGVIHRDVKPGNVLLSPDGKVKVTDFGIAIAAFGGAESNLTQTGSVMGTATYFSPEQAQGQSLDHRSDLYSLGIVLYEMLCGRPPFTGDSSVAVAYKHVQQAVPAPSSLGVVLPESLEAITMKLLAKNPTQRYPTARDLQRDLRRYREGRHQLSARKQPDETPSAAETPLAEEAKQPAGAQQASPPPASGGPPQPPADQPPAPQSPSPQPAVPVTVLEPSSRAGLYTAAAVIFIAVAVLVFFVLSNVLDNGDEVAPPAVTVTPVPLVSVPDVVGLSSQAAIRELRAAGFVVSQIFEPSETVEANEVISQAPAALGEMEQGGEIEITVSSGAVPVAVPGVVGQNANDAARFLQDRGFATELRVETGSTAPAGQVLRQEPAPGSEVAPGSTVVLHVAEGIQPVEVPDVKGMTLLQATQVLAQAGLAVIDEPVMEPSQEVEEGLVIGTEPGPPVLLLPDTPITIVVSTGPDYVAVPSLIGLNPETAVQRLAELELILIQPVPECDFPNDAEQLVGRIMGQVPPADEEHPLGTEVNACLGQPTSVVQPPATVGPGPTSGPVEVLTPRQTEARNAASQVNLRSIAAASQPGALGSIANWNALSGRFQSECGALAGTYSDIPGFSVEWNLEPPYPMPAAAANAANWTEGIDGDTPGVDDGCAVSWN; encoded by the coding sequence ATGCCAGACAACGGTCAGGAGCTTTTGGGCGGTCGATACCAGCTGCGAAGCCAGATTGCTCGCGGCGGTATGACCGACGTCTTTTTGGGGCATGACACCCTCTTGTCGCGGCCCGTGGCCATCAAGCGCTTGTTCCCCGAATTCGCTGCTGATCCGAGCTTCGTAGAGCGATTCCGGCGGGAGGCGACGGCGGCCGCCAACCTCAGCCACCCCAACATTGTGGCGGTGTATGACTGGGGTTCGGCCGAAGGCACGTACTACATCGTCATGGAGTACATCGAGGGCCAGAGCTTGGCCGAGCTGTTGCGCTCGGATGGTCCATTGCCGCCTGAGCATGCCGCAGAAATCGCTTTGTCTGTGGCAGCGGCATTGGGATTTGCCCATAACAACGGAGTCATCCACCGTGATGTGAAACCGGGCAACGTGTTGCTGTCGCCCGACGGCAAGGTGAAGGTCACCGACTTCGGGATTGCCATTGCCGCATTCGGGGGAGCTGAGTCGAATCTCACCCAGACCGGCTCAGTAATGGGAACGGCCACCTACTTCTCCCCAGAACAAGCCCAGGGGCAGTCACTAGATCACCGCAGTGATCTGTATTCGCTGGGGATCGTGCTGTACGAGATGCTGTGCGGTCGGCCCCCGTTTACCGGCGACAGCTCGGTGGCGGTGGCCTACAAGCACGTCCAGCAAGCAGTGCCCGCTCCCTCGTCGCTGGGGGTTGTACTGCCGGAGTCGCTAGAGGCCATCACCATGAAATTGTTGGCCAAGAATCCGACACAGCGATATCCGACTGCTCGAGATCTCCAACGAGATTTGCGGCGATATCGAGAAGGCCGCCACCAACTGTCAGCTCGCAAGCAGCCGGATGAGACCCCGTCAGCGGCTGAGACTCCGCTGGCTGAGGAAGCTAAACAGCCCGCGGGTGCCCAGCAAGCTTCCCCCCCGCCCGCCTCCGGCGGGCCGCCCCAGCCCCCAGCCGACCAGCCTCCGGCCCCTCAATCGCCATCCCCTCAGCCTGCGGTGCCGGTGACAGTGTTGGAGCCCTCTTCGCGTGCTGGTTTATACACCGCGGCCGCGGTGATATTCATTGCTGTGGCCGTGCTGGTGTTCTTCGTGCTTTCGAACGTTCTCGATAACGGCGATGAAGTCGCCCCACCAGCAGTGACCGTTACCCCTGTCCCCCTGGTTTCGGTGCCCGATGTGGTGGGGCTATCTAGCCAGGCAGCCATCCGAGAGCTTCGGGCTGCCGGATTCGTGGTCAGCCAAATCTTCGAGCCCAGTGAGACGGTGGAGGCCAACGAAGTGATCTCTCAGGCCCCGGCGGCGCTAGGCGAGATGGAACAGGGCGGCGAAATCGAGATCACAGTGAGCTCAGGAGCGGTTCCGGTGGCAGTGCCCGGCGTGGTGGGCCAGAACGCCAACGACGCCGCCCGCTTCCTGCAAGACCGCGGGTTCGCAACAGAATTGCGAGTGGAGACAGGGTCTACCGCACCGGCTGGTCAAGTGCTACGCCAAGAACCTGCCCCCGGAAGCGAGGTGGCACCGGGCAGCACAGTGGTGCTTCATGTGGCGGAGGGGATTCAGCCCGTGGAAGTCCCCGATGTCAAGGGAATGACCTTGCTGCAAGCCACCCAGGTCTTGGCCCAGGCCGGGCTGGCGGTTATCGACGAGCCCGTCATGGAGCCATCCCAGGAGGTGGAGGAAGGTTTGGTGATCGGCACTGAGCCCGGACCCCCCGTGTTGCTGTTGCCCGACACCCCGATCACCATCGTGGTTTCCACTGGACCGGATTACGTGGCGGTGCCCAGTCTGATAGGGCTGAATCCGGAGACAGCCGTGCAGCGGTTGGCCGAGTTGGAATTGATACTGATCCAGCCGGTTCCCGAGTGCGATTTCCCCAATGACGCCGAGCAGTTGGTTGGTCGAATCATGGGTCAGGTCCCTCCTGCCGATGAAGAGCACCCACTGGGGACGGAGGTGAACGCGTGTTTGGGGCAGCCGACTTCGGTGGTGCAGCCCCCGGCGACCGTCGGTCCAGGGCCCACGAGCGGCCCAGTCGAGGTGCTCACTCCCCGCCAAACTGAGGCCAGGAATGCGGCTTCGCAGGTGAATTTGAGGTCCATTGCCGCGGCAAGCCAACCAGGGGCATTGGGTAGCATCGCCAACTGGAACGCCTTGTCTGGCAGGTTCCAATCAGAGTGCGGTGCGTTGGCTGGGACCTACTCCGACATCCCGGGATTCTCGGTGGAGTGGAATCTGGAACCCCCATATCCGATGCCGGCCGCGGCGGCGAATGCCGCCAACTGGACCGAGGGGATCGATGGCGACACGCCCGGCGTCGATGATGGCTGCGCGGTGTCCTGGAACTAG